One stretch of Arthrobacter polaris DNA includes these proteins:
- a CDS encoding DUF3180 domain-containing protein, which yields MRSTMRTIRPAWLVAVAIVLAAIGWVATELTSRSSLALPVLPLSSLATMGLIALVCLILGLKVRRWRDGNREKVLDPLMAARTVVLAQACAYAGAVLFGWHIGILADQLPTIAMRADLGVIWQMVALMAGGLVMVAVGIIVERXCKLPPEDNEPTTKPRTKREGRGEEEFA from the coding sequence ATGAGAAGCACAATGCGGACCATCAGGCCTGCATGGTTGGTGGCAGTGGCAATTGTTCTGGCCGCCATCGGGTGGGTGGCCACCGAATTAACCTCCCGGTCTAGCCTTGCCCTGCCGGTTTTACCGTTAAGCTCCCTTGCCACGATGGGCTTGATTGCTCTTGTGTGCCTGATCCTGGGGCTCAAGGTCCGCCGGTGGCGGGACGGGAACCGCGAGAAAGTCCTTGACCCGCTGATGGCTGCCCGCACGGTGGTACTGGCCCAGGCCTGCGCCTATGCTGGTGCTGTGCTGTTTGGCTGGCACATAGGTATTTTGGCCGATCAGCTGCCCACCATTGCTATGCGCGCCGATTTGGGAGTTATTTGGCAGATGGTGGCTCTCATGGCTGGTGGGTTGGTGATGGTTGCCGTAGGCATCATCGTTGAACGTNTTTGCAAGCTGCCGCCCGAAGACAATGAACCCACCACGAAGCCGCGCACCAAGCGTGAAGGCCGTGGGGAGGAAGAATTTGCCTAG
- the folP gene encoding dihydropteroate synthase, with protein sequence MDSLAAAPXTGRPLPLPVLRARRSMATFAALPKNRAVVMGILNCTXDSFSDGGDYDSTESAIAHGLRMFYGGADIIDVGGESTRPGAEDVDDVEEQRRILPVISTLAKAGALVSVDTRHASTAALALDAGAGLINDVSGANVHDDMIALIAERQVPYVLMHSRGDSRSMDSLTQYTDVVVDVVRELSAVXEKFHTAGVKDENLILDPGIGFSXNAEQNWELLANLDQVVAMGNRVLVGTSRKRFLGSLLTSAGXAAAPKERDDATSATTALAGSQGIWGVRVHDVGASLDAAKVAARLXLGRNNRDARLAAPSQAEPTTQAAQ encoded by the coding sequence ATGGATTCCCTCGCAGCCGCACCGNGAACGGGCCGGCCACTTCCCCTGCCCGTGCTTCGGGCACGGCGCTCAATGGCAACATTTGCCGCCCTGCCCAAGAACCGCGCGGTGGTGATGGGGATCTTGAACTGCACCNCTGACTCGTTCAGCGACGGTGGTGACTACGACTCCACTGAGAGTGCCATTGCCCACGGGTTGCGCATGTTTTATGGTGGCGCTGACATCATCGACGTCGGCGGCGAATCCACTAGGCCGGGCGCCGAGGACGTTGATGATGTGGAAGAACAGCGCCGGATTCTTCCAGTTATTTCCACCCTGGCCAAGGCTGGCGCACTTGTCAGCGTGGATACCCGCCACGCCTCAACTGCGGCACTAGCATTGGATGCAGGGGCAGGGCTGATCAATGACGTCTCCGGTGCGAATGTGCACGATGACATGATCGCTTTGATTGCCGAACGCCAGGTCCCCTACGTGTTGATGCACAGTCGCGGGGACTCCCGATCCATGGATTCGCTGACGCAGTACACGGATGTAGTGGTTGATGTGGTGCGTGAGTTGAGCGCCGTGCNNGAGAAGTTCCACACAGCTGGGGTCAAAGATGAAAACCTCATCCTTGATCCAGGTATTGGCTTCTCANAGAATGCAGAACAAAACTGGGAATTGCTGGCCAACCTGGATCAGGTTGTTGCCATGGGCAATAGGGTTTTAGTGGGTACCTCGCGCAAGCGCTTCCTGGGCTCGTTGCTGACAAGTGCCGGANAGGCAGCCGCGCCCAAGGAGCGCGATGACGCAACCTCGGCCACCACCGCCCTTGCCGGTTCTCAAGGAATTTGGGGTGTTCGTGTGCACGACGTCGGAGCTAGCCTTGACGCAGCCAAGGTTGCAGCCCGGCTTNTGTTGGGCAGAAACAACCGCGACGCCCGGTTGGCGGCCCCGAGCCAGGCTGAGCCCACAACCCAGGCTGCACAGTGA
- the folE gene encoding GTP cyclohydrolase I FolE, with amino-acid sequence MDLPRIEAAVREMLLAIGEDPERSGLVDTPKRVAKAYAEVXSGLHQDPAEVLGITFDIAHEEMVLVKDIPFYSTCEHHLVPFHGSAHVGYIPSSDGRVTGLSKLARLVDIFAKRPQVQERLTSQIADALIEHLKPRGAIVVIECEHMCMSMRGVRKPGAKTVTSAVRGLLHEPATRAEAMSLILGR; translated from the coding sequence GTGGACCTGCCACGCATCGAGGCTGCGGTGCGGGAGATGCTGCTAGCTATTGGTGAGGACCCTGAACGCAGCGGTCTGGTGGACACGCCCAAGCGTGTCGCCAAGGCCTATGCCGAGGTTNTTTCTGGACTGCATCAGGACCCGGCGGAGGTTCTGGGCATCACCTTTGATATTGCCCATGAGGAAATGGTGCTCGTCAAGGACATCCCGTTCTACTCAACGTGCGAACACCATTTGGTGCCCTTCCACGGCAGCGCACACGTCGGCTATATCCCGTCCTCGGATGGACGCGTCACGGGGCTGAGTAAGTTAGCCCGCCTCGTGGATATTTTCGCGAAGCGTCCCCAAGTCCAAGAACGCCTCACCAGCCAAATTGCTGATGCTTTGATTGAACATCTCAAACCTCGCGGCGCCATTGTTGTCATCGAGTGTGAGCACATGTGCATGTCCATGCGTGGCGTGCGTAAACCAGGGGCCAAGACAGTCACAAGCGCTGTCCGTGGCCTGCTTCACGAGCCCGCCACCCGGGCCGAAGCCATGAGCCTGATTCTCGGAAGGTAA
- a CDS encoding PH domain-containing protein, with product MIDQADVTFLRVSHKLITARFLERGIVGLFFLAATATPLVLRLTGVWGGXPAWLAWSLPAAVLVSIVWEMILIPRQVRAIGYAERNEDLLIRGGIMFHRVMVVPYGRMQYVDVTMGPLERMLGLSTIHLHTASPGTNALINGLPAAEAARLREQLSARGEAKLAGL from the coding sequence ATGATTGATCAAGCNGATGTCACGTTCCTGCGGGTCAGTCATAAGCTCATCACAGCCCGGTTCCTGGAACGAGGAATTGTGGGGTTATTTTTCCTTGCCGCTACGGCCACCCCGTTGGTGCTGCGCCTGACCGGGGTGTGGGGCGGATTNCCCGCTTGGCTTGCCTGGTCATTGCCAGCGGCGGTTCTGGTTTCCATCGTGTGGGAAATGATCTTGATTCCCCGGCAAGTGCGGGCCATAGGCTATGCCGAACGCAATGAGGACCTCCTGATCCGCGGNGGCATCATGTTCCACCGCGTCATGGTTGTCCCCTACGGACGGATGCAATACGTGGATGTCACCATGGGTCCCCTGGAGAGGATGCTGGGACTGAGCACCATTCACCTGCACACAGCCTCACCCGGCACCAACGCTCTGATCAACGGCCTGCCCGCTGCCGAAGCTGCCCGTCTACGTGAACAACTCTCTGCCCGCGGTGAGGCAAAATTGGCCGGCTTGTGA
- the folK gene encoding 2-amino-4-hydroxy-6-hydroxymethyldihydropteridine diphosphokinase produces MHTDTIKLTSVTAIGYHGVFAHEKRDGQPFITDAVLHLDVSAAAATDDLSKTANYGAVAQTIVSMVTGEAFDLIETLSVRMADQILADFPVVNAVEVTIHKPKAPIQVPFSDVSITVFRXPRMNNVRPLTRAILALGSNLGERAGTLQGAVADLVDRPEVRLQNVSPVVTTQAVGGPEGQPDFLNMVIAVDTTLSAEELLAHCQAVELAHHRTREVRWXARTLDVDIITYGAQSSADPVLTLPHPRAAGRAFVLYPWSLMDPNATLAGESVARLAAAAPDMAGIAHAQDLPTAQGPSTAS; encoded by the coding sequence ATGCACACTGACACCATCAAGCTCACAAGTGTCACGGCCATTGGGTATCACGGGGTGTTCGCGCACGAAAAGCGCGACGGACAGCCATTTATCACCGACGCTGTGCTGCACTTGGATGTTTCAGCGGCAGCTGCCACCGATGACCTGAGTAAAACGGCGAACTATGGTGCGGTAGCGCAGACCATTGTTTCGATGGTGACCGGAGAAGCGTTCGATTTGATCGAAACACTTAGTGTTCGCATGGCTGATCAGATTCTCGCTGATTTTCCCGTGGTCAACGCCGTCGAAGTGACAATTCACAAGCCCAAAGCACCCATACAGGTGCCCTTTAGTGATGTGAGCATCACCGTTTTCAGGNTCCCGCGCATGAACAACGTCCGCCCGCTGACCCGGGCCATCCTGGCATTGGGTTCCAACTTGGGCGAGCGTGCAGGCACACTGCAAGGCGCTGTTGCAGATTTGGTGGACCGCCCCGAAGTGCGCCTGCAAAATGTTTCACCCGTGGTGACAACGCAGGCTGTGGGTGGCCCCGAGGGACAACCTGACTTTCTGAACATGGTCATCGCTGTTGACACCACCTTGTCGGCCGAAGAACTGTTGGCGCATTGCCAAGCGGTAGAGCTGGCCCACCATAGGACCCGCGAAGTACGGTGGNGGGCGCGAACCCTCGACGTGGATATCATCACCTACGGTGCCCAAAGTAGTGCCGATCCGGTGCTGACTCTGCCGCATCCGCGTGCTGCCGGACGGGCTTTCGTCCTTTACCCGTGGTCTCTGATGGACCCTAACGCCACCTTGGCTGGGGAGTCCGTGGCACGCCTGGCTGCGGCAGCACCTGATATGGCTGGCATTGCCCACGCCCAGGATCTGCCCACGGCGCAGGGTCCCTCAACTGCGTCCTGA